In Gordonia phthalatica, one genomic interval encodes:
- a CDS encoding RND family transporter codes for MVVQRPSGGRLAARRLAERSEYSTTLGRLARFTLAHRFLVIGAWVAVGIVLAILFPQLETVVRQQSVDPIPAGVPSFQALDQMGGAFGEKGAKTTVFVTMENPNGFTDVARERYDMLVLQLRENFDDVQSVRDLLSDPTTAGQALSEDGQAWYLPVGVTGTLGGPTATHAVETVRQTAQRVFDGTDTTVHVTGPTATFSDQIVSAESDLVVITVATVALIAIILLIVYRSLFTALVPLLVIGVSLGVGRGVLSALGELGMPVSQFTVAFMTVILLGAGVDYSVFFISRYHERLRQDATTEVALVDATATIGRVILASAATVALAFLAMVFGQLSVFSTLGPACAIAILIGFLATVTLLPPVLLWAARFGWGAPRRDLTRKYWNRVAVLVVRRPVPLLALTLVGLIVLSVFAMGIQITFDDREGQPATTDSNEGYALLDRHFPQDVTITEFLVVDAPIDLRTASGLADLEQMASRVSQIPGVTRVIGVTRPTGDKLEQAELSWQNGQIGDRLAGAVDDGQNRRGDLEQLRTGAFQLADGLTQLDTQVRTNLAPLAGILDQASTAGQQIQQYQPILRQLAASAPALDRASQNAPQLAALTRQTSAALATVTSILPILDNAPWCTQVPQCAALRAQTRNLDALLSNGTLDQIATLSTQLAQLDTPISTVTDQLTSTVNSLGSTLGSISSQDLPGKLTQLQTGISQLAAGSRQLAAGVSALIDSNLQQLAGMAALATQLQTSARETAGTNSATGFYLPPQANADRRFVDVARQFVSPDGHTVRYAIQTSFDPYSTEAMQLADTITDVALAARPNTTLQDSNIAIAGFPAINADLQRLLTEDFRLLALATLTIVGLILILLLRALIAPLYLLGTVILNYTAALGIGVLIFQHILKTDIAWPVPLLAFIVLVAVGADYNMLLISRLREESQNNIRIGVLRTVTNTGSVITSAGLIFAASMFGLMAGSISIMTQVGLIIGIGLLLDTFIVRTIVVPTIATLVGRASWWPSTRTDTHPVSR; via the coding sequence ATGGTGGTCCAACGTCCAAGTGGTGGGCGCTTGGCGGCGCGCCGGTTGGCGGAACGCAGCGAGTACAGCACGACATTGGGGCGGTTGGCACGGTTCACCTTGGCGCACAGATTCCTCGTCATCGGGGCGTGGGTGGCTGTGGGTATCGTCTTGGCGATACTGTTTCCCCAGCTGGAGACGGTGGTGCGGCAGCAGTCTGTTGATCCGATCCCTGCTGGGGTTCCATCGTTTCAAGCACTCGATCAGATGGGTGGTGCGTTCGGTGAGAAGGGCGCCAAGACCACTGTTTTCGTGACCATGGAGAACCCGAACGGGTTCACCGACGTGGCGCGGGAACGCTACGACATGCTCGTTCTGCAGTTGCGCGAAAATTTCGACGATGTGCAGTCAGTGCGGGATTTGCTCTCCGATCCGACGACGGCCGGCCAGGCCTTGAGTGAGGACGGGCAAGCCTGGTACTTGCCTGTCGGGGTCACCGGAACTTTGGGAGGGCCAACGGCCACGCATGCTGTGGAGACCGTGCGCCAAACCGCGCAGCGCGTGTTTGACGGTACGGACACCACTGTCCATGTCACCGGGCCGACGGCCACTTTCAGTGACCAGATCGTCAGTGCTGAAAGCGATTTAGTCGTGATCACTGTGGCGACGGTGGCGCTTATCGCGATCATTCTGTTGATCGTTTACCGATCGCTGTTCACCGCGCTGGTGCCGTTGTTGGTGATCGGTGTCAGCCTCGGCGTGGGCCGCGGGGTCTTGTCCGCACTCGGCGAACTCGGTATGCCGGTATCGCAGTTCACCGTCGCGTTCATGACCGTCATCCTGCTCGGAGCCGGGGTCGACTACTCAGTCTTTTTCATCAGTCGCTATCACGAACGGCTACGCCAGGACGCTACCACTGAGGTTGCGCTCGTGGACGCGACAGCAACTATCGGACGGGTCATCCTGGCTTCAGCTGCCACGGTGGCGCTGGCCTTTTTGGCGATGGTGTTTGGTCAGCTGAGCGTGTTCTCCACCTTGGGTCCGGCATGCGCGATCGCCATCCTCATCGGATTCCTCGCCACGGTCACCCTGCTACCACCGGTGTTGCTGTGGGCGGCGCGATTCGGCTGGGGCGCACCCAGACGAGATCTGACCCGAAAGTACTGGAATCGCGTCGCCGTGCTCGTCGTGCGGCGTCCTGTGCCTCTGCTGGCACTAACCCTGGTCGGGCTAATCGTGCTTAGCGTCTTCGCGATGGGCATCCAGATCACCTTCGACGATCGTGAGGGGCAGCCCGCGACAACCGACAGCAACGAAGGCTACGCGTTGCTCGACCGTCATTTCCCTCAAGACGTCACTATCACTGAGTTCCTCGTTGTAGATGCACCGATCGATCTCCGTACTGCCAGCGGGCTGGCCGATCTTGAGCAAATGGCCTCACGTGTATCCCAGATCCCCGGAGTGACTCGAGTCATCGGTGTTACCCGTCCCACCGGGGACAAGCTCGAGCAAGCCGAGCTGTCCTGGCAGAACGGTCAGATCGGGGACCGGCTGGCGGGTGCGGTCGACGATGGCCAGAACCGCCGAGGTGACCTCGAACAGCTCCGTACCGGCGCATTCCAACTCGCCGACGGGCTTACTCAGCTCGACACCCAGGTACGCACCAACTTGGCCCCCCTGGCCGGCATCCTCGATCAGGCAAGCACAGCAGGGCAGCAAATTCAGCAGTACCAGCCGATACTCCGCCAACTCGCCGCATCTGCACCAGCGCTCGATCGCGCTTCTCAGAATGCCCCACAGCTGGCCGCGCTCACCCGCCAAACATCTGCAGCCCTGGCAACAGTGACCTCGATCCTGCCCATCCTCGATAATGCGCCCTGGTGCACCCAAGTCCCGCAGTGCGCAGCTCTGCGCGCGCAGACCCGCAATCTCGACGCCCTACTGAGCAACGGGACCCTCGACCAGATCGCCACGCTGTCAACACAACTCGCGCAGCTGGATACACCGATCTCAACAGTCACCGACCAACTCACTTCCACCGTCAACTCACTGGGCTCCACGCTGGGAAGCATCAGCAGCCAAGACCTTCCCGGCAAGCTCACCCAACTGCAAACAGGTATCAGTCAACTCGCGGCGGGATCACGCCAACTCGCCGCCGGTGTATCCGCGCTGATCGACAGCAACCTTCAACAACTCGCCGGGATGGCCGCGCTAGCCACACAACTACAAACCTCCGCCCGCGAGACCGCCGGAACAAACTCAGCAACCGGCTTCTACCTCCCACCTCAGGCCAACGCAGACCGCCGTTTCGTCGACGTCGCTCGCCAGTTCGTCTCGCCCGACGGCCATACCGTGCGCTACGCAATACAAACCAGCTTCGACCCCTACAGCACCGAGGCCATGCAACTGGCCGACACAATCACCGATGTCGCACTCGCCGCCAGACCGAACACAACCCTGCAGGACTCCAACATCGCGATAGCCGGGTTCCCCGCCATCAACGCCGATCTGCAACGTCTACTCACCGAAGACTTCCGACTCCTAGCGTTGGCCACCCTCACCATCGTCGGCCTGATCCTGATACTCCTACTCCGAGCACTCATCGCGCCGCTATACCTTCTGGGCACCGTCATACTCAACTACACCGCGGCACTGGGTATCGGTGTCCTGATCTTTCAACACATCCTCAAAACCGATATCGCCTGGCCCGTACCACTACTGGCCTTCATAGTCCTCGTCGCGGTCGGCGCCGACTACAACATGCTTCTTATCTCTCGCCTACGCGAAGAATCCCAAAACAACATCCGCATCGGCGTCCTGAGAACCGTCACCAACACCGGATCAGTCATCACCTCGGCCGGCCTCATCTTCGCTGCCAGCATGTTCGGACTCATGGCCGGATCCATCTCGATCATGACCCAGGTCGGACTCATCATCGGCATCGGCCTGCTGCTCGACACCTTCATCGTCCGCACCATCGTTGTGCCGACCATCGCCACACTTGTCGGCAGAGCAAGCTGGTGGCCGAGTACCCGAACCGACACGCATCCAGTGTCCCGCTAG
- a CDS encoding IS110 family transposase, whose amino-acid sequence MDEKIWVGIDVGRHAHHAAAVDEAGTVLWSRRLPNDQPAIEALMDRVADMKFVVWAIDMTAPESALLRGVLAARRQQIRYVPGRVVHSMTGAFAGEGKTDARDAVVIAQTARLRGDLATVSAPDDVAIELDLLTGHRNDLVAERTRGINRLRGLLTRIFPALERCFDYSTLTGLTFLTRFATPSAIAAVSDDEIYDHLRSHGVRRPTIPKMIDKARAAAAAQTVTLPGEATTALLVQHAATSLVMLTRQIADLDKQITEVFRRHRHARILESVPGIGTRSGAELVAITGGDLTSFGSPARLAAYAGLAPVPHDSGNRRGALRRPQRYHRGLRKVFYMAALNSSQRDGPSREFYQRKRREKRSHVHALIALARRLVDVVWALIRDGRVWLPRPTVERVSVDEVGAMAG is encoded by the coding sequence ATGGACGAAAAGATCTGGGTAGGAATTGATGTCGGTCGGCATGCGCATCACGCCGCCGCGGTCGATGAGGCGGGAACGGTGCTGTGGTCTCGGCGGCTTCCCAACGATCAACCGGCGATCGAAGCGCTCATGGACCGGGTCGCCGACATGAAATTCGTGGTGTGGGCGATCGACATGACCGCACCGGAATCGGCGCTGCTGAGGGGTGTGCTGGCTGCGCGGCGCCAGCAGATCCGCTACGTGCCCGGCCGGGTCGTGCACAGCATGACCGGTGCGTTCGCGGGTGAGGGCAAGACCGATGCCCGCGATGCGGTCGTGATCGCCCAGACAGCCCGCCTACGTGGCGATCTCGCCACCGTCTCGGCGCCCGACGACGTCGCGATCGAACTCGACCTGCTGACCGGACATCGCAACGACCTCGTCGCTGAACGTACGCGAGGCATCAACCGCCTGCGCGGCCTGCTGACCCGCATCTTCCCTGCACTAGAACGGTGTTTCGACTACTCGACACTGACCGGTCTAACGTTCCTCACCCGCTTCGCCACGCCATCTGCGATCGCTGCGGTCTCTGACGACGAGATCTACGACCACCTGCGCAGTCACGGCGTCCGCCGACCCACGATCCCGAAGATGATCGACAAAGCCCGTGCCGCGGCGGCCGCGCAGACCGTCACCCTGCCTGGCGAGGCGACCACAGCCCTACTGGTGCAACACGCGGCTACCTCGTTGGTCATGCTGACCCGTCAGATCGCCGACCTGGATAAGCAGATCACCGAGGTGTTCCGCCGCCACCGTCACGCACGGATTCTCGAATCCGTGCCAGGCATCGGCACCCGAAGCGGCGCTGAGCTCGTCGCGATCACCGGCGGCGACCTCACTTCGTTCGGCTCGCCCGCCAGACTCGCCGCCTACGCCGGCCTTGCTCCGGTACCGCACGACTCCGGTAACCGCCGGGGAGCCTTGCGTAGACCCCAGCGTTACCACAGAGGACTTCGCAAGGTGTTCTACATGGCCGCACTCAACAGCTCGCAACGCGACGGCCCGTCCCGCGAGTTCTACCAGCGCAAACGACGCGAGAAGCGTTCCCACGTCCACGCTCTCATCGCTCTCGCTAGACGTCTGGTTGACGTGGTCTGGGCACTGATCCGCGACGGTAGGGTGTGGTTGCCGCGGCCGACCGTCGAGCGGGTGTCAGTCGATGAGGTGGGCGCGATGGCTGGATGA